A genomic window from Streptomyces sp. NBC_01429 includes:
- a CDS encoding DUF7873 family protein produces MAKLNQIIAVEKGVKAKAHQDLTAVQHGLQKPALLAGISRTYQAKDEEGEQLPPESTRVQVQAEDVLRETAKTLTRLFDVTATKDWANCSARADVTVDGRVLVGEVPVAYLLFLEKQLTELNAFVRKLPVLDASESWSQDPSTDAWKTEAVRTLRTKKVPRNHVKAEATEKHPAQVEVYYEDIPVGYWTTVKFSGALPARRVNELLDRVEKLQQAVKFAREEANGADVTDQRVGDAVFGYLFG; encoded by the coding sequence GTGGCGAAATTGAATCAGATCATCGCAGTGGAGAAAGGCGTCAAGGCCAAGGCGCACCAAGACCTGACGGCCGTTCAGCACGGTCTCCAGAAACCGGCGCTGCTGGCCGGAATCTCCCGTACGTACCAGGCCAAGGACGAGGAGGGCGAGCAGCTTCCTCCCGAGTCCACCCGGGTCCAGGTCCAGGCCGAGGACGTACTGCGCGAGACGGCCAAGACCCTGACGAGGCTGTTCGATGTGACCGCCACCAAGGACTGGGCCAACTGTTCGGCGCGCGCCGATGTCACCGTCGACGGGCGGGTGCTGGTCGGTGAGGTGCCGGTCGCCTATCTGCTCTTCCTGGAGAAGCAGCTGACGGAGCTCAACGCCTTCGTGCGCAAGCTGCCGGTGCTGGACGCGTCGGAGTCCTGGAGCCAGGACCCGTCGACGGACGCGTGGAAGACGGAGGCGGTACGGACGCTCCGTACGAAGAAGGTGCCGCGCAACCATGTGAAGGCGGAGGCCACGGAGAAGCACCCGGCGCAGGTCGAGGTGTACTACGAGGACATACCGGTCGGCTACTGGACCACGGTGAAATTCAGCGGAGCGCTGCCGGCCCGCCGGGTGAACGAGCTGCTCGACCGGGTCGAGAAGCTCCAGCAGGCCGTCAAGTTCGCCCGCGAGGAGGCCAACGGCGCCGACGTCACCGACCAGCGGGTGGGAGACGCGGTGTTCGGCTACCTGTTCGGGTAG
- a CDS encoding pyridoxal phosphate-dependent aminotransferase — MEFRQSSKLNEVCYEIRGPVIEQADALEEAGHSVLRLNTGNPALFGFEAPEEIVQDMIRMLPKAHGYTDSRGILSARRAVAQRYQTLGLPDVTVDDVFLGNGASELIAMSVQALLEDGDEVLIPAPDFPLWTAVTTMAGGRAVHYLCDESADWYPDLDDMAAKITDRTKAVVIINPNNPTGAVYPREIVEGILDLARRHQLMVFADEMYDQIVYDDAVHHTAAALAPDLVVLTFSGLSKTYRVAGFRSGWLVVSGPKQHARSYLEGLTMLASMRLCPNAPAQYAIQAALGGRQTIKELVAPGGRLHEQRDRAWEKLNEIPGVSCVKPKGALYAFPRLDPKVHKIHDDERFVLDLLLREKIQVVQGTGFNWPRPDHFRILTLPYADDLDAAISRIGRFLSGYRQ, encoded by the coding sequence ATGGAATTCCGGCAGTCGAGCAAGCTGAACGAGGTCTGCTACGAGATCCGCGGCCCGGTCATCGAGCAGGCGGACGCACTGGAGGAGGCGGGCCACAGCGTGCTGCGCCTGAACACCGGGAACCCCGCGCTCTTCGGTTTCGAGGCGCCGGAGGAGATCGTCCAGGACATGATCCGGATGCTGCCCAAGGCGCACGGGTACACGGACTCGCGCGGCATCCTCTCCGCTCGCCGCGCCGTCGCCCAGCGCTACCAGACCCTGGGGCTGCCCGATGTCACCGTCGACGACGTCTTCCTGGGGAACGGCGCCTCCGAGCTGATCGCGATGTCCGTGCAGGCGCTGCTGGAGGACGGCGACGAAGTCCTGATCCCGGCCCCCGACTTCCCGCTCTGGACGGCGGTCACCACGATGGCCGGGGGCCGGGCCGTGCACTATCTGTGCGACGAGTCGGCGGACTGGTACCCGGATCTGGACGACATGGCCGCGAAGATCACCGACCGGACGAAGGCCGTCGTGATCATCAACCCCAACAACCCCACCGGCGCCGTCTATCCGCGCGAGATCGTCGAGGGCATCCTCGATCTCGCCCGCCGCCACCAGCTGATGGTGTTCGCCGACGAGATGTACGACCAGATCGTCTACGACGACGCGGTTCACCACACCGCCGCCGCCCTCGCCCCCGACCTGGTCGTCCTGACCTTCAGCGGGCTGTCGAAGACCTACCGCGTGGCGGGTTTCCGCTCCGGCTGGCTGGTCGTCTCCGGCCCCAAGCAGCACGCGCGCAGCTACCTCGAAGGGCTCACGATGCTCGCTTCGATGCGCCTGTGCCCCAACGCGCCCGCCCAGTACGCCATTCAGGCCGCCCTCGGCGGTCGCCAGACCATCAAGGAACTGGTCGCGCCGGGCGGCAGGCTCCACGAACAGCGCGACCGGGCCTGGGAGAAGCTCAACGAGATCCCCGGCGTCTCGTGCGTGAAGCCCAAAGGCGCGCTGTACGCGTTCCCCCGGCTCGACCCCAAGGTCCACAAGATCCATGACGACGAGCGGTTCGTCCTGGACCTGCTGCTGCGCGAGAAGATCCAGGTCGTCCAGGGAACGGGCTTCAACTGGCCGCGCCCCGACCACTTCCGGATCCTGACGCTGCCGTACGCGGACGATCTCGACGCCGCCATCAGCCGTATCGGCCGGTTCCTCAGCGGCTACCGGCAGTGA
- a CDS encoding winged helix-turn-helix transcriptional regulator: MSKLSRMPRRRSYDQYCAAARALDAVGDRWTLLIVRELLAGPRRYTDLHADLPGVSTDVLASRLKDMERDGLATRRKLPPPAAAYVYELTERGRGLLPVLGALAEWGAPALRERLPTDAVRAHWFAVPLLRALSGPAGPQAEGVVEVRLDEGVFHLRLGAAGPAGEGVDGTEGVHGSEGVYGDGPAGRPDACLVLDAVACRELSEGSLTVADGVRDGRIEVVGDGVLAKALRGE; the protein is encoded by the coding sequence ATGTCTAAACTGAGTCGCATGCCACGCCGTAGAAGCTACGACCAGTACTGCGCCGCCGCCCGTGCCCTCGATGCCGTGGGCGACCGCTGGACCCTGCTGATCGTGCGGGAGCTGCTGGCCGGCCCCCGTCGCTACACCGATCTGCACGCCGATCTGCCGGGCGTCAGCACCGACGTCCTCGCGTCCCGGCTCAAGGACATGGAGCGCGACGGGCTGGCCACGCGCCGCAAGCTGCCCCCGCCCGCCGCCGCGTACGTGTACGAGCTGACCGAGCGCGGGCGCGGGCTGCTGCCGGTCCTCGGGGCGCTGGCGGAGTGGGGCGCGCCCGCGCTGCGCGAGCGCCTGCCGACCGATGCCGTACGGGCGCACTGGTTCGCCGTGCCGCTGCTGCGGGCGCTGTCGGGGCCGGCCGGTCCGCAGGCGGAGGGTGTGGTGGAAGTGCGCCTCGACGAAGGGGTGTTCCATCTGCGGCTCGGGGCGGCGGGTCCCGCCGGTGAAGGGGTCGACGGGACCGAAGGGGTGCACGGGAGCGAAGGGGTGTACGGGGACGGTCCGGCCGGGCGCCCCGACGCCTGCCTGGTGCTGGACGCGGTGGCCTGCCGCGAGCTGAGCGAGGGGTCGTTGACGGTCGCTGACGGGGTGCGGGACGGGCGTATCGAGGTGGTGGGCGACGGGGTGCTCGCGAAGGCGCTGCGTGGGGAGTGA
- a CDS encoding SpoIIE family protein phosphatase, translating to MTGPEASTDTEAVTDGDTTASVADAATATVDARGIVSGWSAGARALLGYRRSEIVGRPAARLLAVSAPLPDHVAQALRTLDERGRWKGTVTLRHRDGIPLDVPLLAHPRTARDGAREWLLVSRPEGSALDPAHDELDAELLEQSFAQSPCAEGIYDTELRLRHASEGVERVMGVAEKDIRGLRLSEFAPGPVADDIERHMRLAVETGEAQQLELPTRMEGHARELVWSLSIAPMRAADGRVRGVIVAAHDRTRQYVARQRLLLVNEASTRIGTTLDVGRTAQELADVSVPLLADFVTVDLLPAVTDGGEPPPGPLSGEVTLRRVACGSVLEGCPELVIPLGETAVYPRSTPPAKSLSSGKALLERVTEPGTMSWASQDPDRAATIRAFGFHSTMAVPLRARGTTLGVATFSRHRRPDPFEQDDLLLAEEITARAAVCVDNARRYTREREIALALQRSLLPAALPEHVAVEAAFRYLPTDTGAGVGGDWFDVIPLSGSRVALVVGDVVGHGVRASATMGRLRTAVRTLADVDLPPDELLTHLDDLVTHLSAEAAGGRGAGAEGESGGEIDGEISGDVGATCLYAVYDPVSRRCSVARAGHPEPAVVSPDGGVEFLDVPAGPPLGLGGLPFESVEVELAEGSLLALYTNGLIESRERAPDETLAALRTALARPAAPLEDICDTVLGSLLPAHPADDVALLLARTRALGTSQVVTWELACDPAIVAEARRNVSEQLALWGLEEAVFTTELVVSELVTNAIRYAEAPIQLRLIHDGSLICEVSDGSNTAPHLRRARVSDEGGRGLLLVAQLTQSWGTRQGAAGKTIWAEQTLPVEIG from the coding sequence ATGACGGGACCGGAGGCGTCTACGGATACGGAAGCGGTCACGGACGGTGACACGACAGCCTCGGTCGCCGACGCGGCCACGGCCACGGTCGACGCGCGCGGCATCGTGTCCGGCTGGAGCGCGGGCGCCCGCGCGCTGCTCGGATACCGCCGCTCCGAGATCGTGGGCCGCCCCGCCGCCCGGCTCCTCGCCGTCTCGGCCCCCCTTCCCGACCACGTCGCGCAGGCCCTGCGGACCCTGGACGAGCGGGGCCGGTGGAAGGGGACGGTGACGCTGCGGCACCGCGACGGCATCCCCCTGGACGTACCCCTGCTGGCCCACCCCCGTACCGCGCGGGACGGCGCCCGCGAGTGGCTCCTCGTCTCCCGTCCCGAAGGATCGGCCCTGGACCCGGCCCACGACGAACTGGACGCCGAGCTGCTGGAGCAGTCCTTCGCCCAGTCCCCGTGCGCGGAGGGCATCTACGACACGGAGCTGCGGCTGCGGCACGCGAGCGAGGGCGTGGAACGCGTGATGGGCGTCGCCGAGAAGGACATCCGCGGGCTGCGGCTGTCGGAGTTCGCGCCGGGACCCGTGGCCGACGACATCGAGCGGCATATGCGGCTGGCGGTGGAGACCGGCGAGGCGCAGCAGCTGGAACTGCCCACCCGTATGGAGGGCCACGCGCGCGAACTCGTCTGGTCGCTCTCCATCGCTCCGATGCGGGCCGCCGACGGCCGGGTGCGCGGTGTGATCGTGGCGGCACACGACAGGACCAGACAGTACGTCGCCCGGCAGCGGCTGCTGCTGGTCAACGAGGCCAGTACCCGGATCGGCACCACCCTCGACGTCGGACGCACCGCCCAGGAGCTGGCCGACGTGTCGGTTCCCCTCCTCGCGGACTTCGTCACCGTCGATCTGCTGCCCGCCGTCACCGACGGCGGCGAACCGCCGCCCGGCCCGCTCAGCGGTGAGGTCACCTTGCGCCGCGTCGCCTGCGGCTCGGTCCTGGAGGGCTGCCCCGAGCTGGTGATTCCGCTGGGCGAGACCGCCGTCTATCCGCGCTCGACACCCCCCGCGAAGTCCCTGAGCAGCGGAAAGGCGCTCCTGGAGAGGGTGACGGAGCCCGGCACGATGAGCTGGGCGAGCCAGGATCCGGACCGGGCCGCGACGATACGCGCCTTCGGTTTCCACTCCACGATGGCCGTCCCGCTGCGGGCCCGCGGCACCACCCTCGGCGTGGCCACCTTCTCCCGCCACCGCCGGCCGGACCCCTTCGAGCAGGACGATCTGCTGCTCGCCGAGGAGATAACGGCGCGGGCCGCCGTCTGCGTCGACAACGCCCGCCGCTACACCCGCGAACGCGAGATCGCCCTCGCCCTCCAGCGCAGCCTGCTGCCGGCGGCGCTGCCCGAACACGTCGCGGTCGAGGCCGCCTTCCGGTACCTGCCCACCGACACGGGGGCCGGGGTGGGCGGCGACTGGTTCGATGTGATCCCGCTGTCCGGCTCGCGGGTGGCCCTGGTCGTGGGCGATGTGGTCGGACATGGCGTGCGCGCCTCGGCCACGATGGGCCGGCTCCGTACGGCCGTACGCACCCTCGCCGACGTCGATCTTCCCCCGGACGAACTGCTCACCCATCTCGACGATCTCGTCACCCACCTCTCCGCCGAGGCGGCGGGCGGCCGCGGCGCCGGCGCCGAGGGGGAGTCCGGCGGCGAGATCGATGGGGAGATCAGCGGGGATGTCGGAGCGACCTGTCTCTACGCGGTGTACGACCCGGTCTCCCGCCGCTGTTCCGTGGCCCGCGCCGGACACCCGGAGCCCGCCGTGGTCAGCCCGGACGGCGGAGTCGAATTCCTCGACGTGCCCGCCGGACCCCCGCTCGGGCTGGGCGGACTGCCCTTCGAGAGCGTCGAGGTGGAGCTGGCCGAGGGCAGCCTGCTCGCCCTCTACACCAACGGCCTGATCGAGTCGCGCGAGCGCGCCCCCGACGAGACGCTGGCCGCGCTGCGCACCGCCCTGGCGCGGCCCGCCGCACCGCTGGAGGACATCTGCGACACCGTCCTCGGCTCACTGCTCCCGGCCCACCCGGCCGACGACGTCGCCCTGTTGCTGGCCCGTACCCGCGCGCTCGGTACGAGCCAGGTGGTGACCTGGGAGCTGGCCTGCGATCCGGCCATCGTGGCGGAGGCGCGCAGAAACGTCTCGGAGCAGCTGGCCCTCTGGGGGCTGGAGGAAGCGGTCTTCACCACGGAACTGGTGGTCAGCGAGCTGGTCACCAATGCCATCCGCTACGCCGAGGCGCCCATTCAGCTGCGCCTGATCCACGACGGCAGCCTCATCTGCGAGGTCTCCGACGGCAGCAACACCGCCCCTCATCTGCGCCGGGCACGCGTCTCCGACGAGGGCGGTCGGGGGCTGCTCCTGGTCGCCCAGCTCACCCAGAGCTGGGGCACCCGGCAGGGCGCGGCCGGTAAGACGATCTGGGCGGAACAGACGCTTCCGGTGGAGATCGGCTGA
- a CDS encoding uridine kinase, with the protein MRLEAITWERLTDTLAERVLSAATADGGPWPRVAVDGAPAAGTGERAEALAEALRLRGRSVLVVGTGGFLRPASLRFEYGREDPDTYYGGWFDTGALWREVLGPLEPGGTGLVLPDLWDPATDRATRSPRAELPPGGVLVVHGPLLMGHWFPFDLTVHLRLSPGALRRRTAEAERWTLPAFERYEAEVAPAEAADVVVRTDDPRHPAWGGFGRGGGD; encoded by the coding sequence GTGCGACTTGAAGCGATCACCTGGGAGCGGCTGACCGACACCCTCGCCGAGCGGGTGCTGAGCGCCGCGACGGCGGACGGCGGTCCCTGGCCGCGCGTCGCCGTGGACGGAGCACCGGCCGCCGGGACCGGTGAGCGGGCCGAGGCGCTGGCCGAGGCACTGCGGCTGCGCGGCCGTTCGGTGCTGGTGGTCGGTACGGGCGGCTTCCTGCGTCCCGCCTCGCTGCGCTTCGAGTACGGGCGCGAGGACCCCGACACGTACTACGGCGGCTGGTTCGACACCGGCGCGCTCTGGCGGGAGGTCCTCGGACCGCTGGAGCCCGGCGGTACGGGGCTGGTCCTGCCCGACCTCTGGGACCCGGCCACCGACCGGGCGACCCGCAGCCCGCGCGCCGAACTGCCGCCCGGCGGTGTGCTGGTGGTGCACGGGCCGCTGCTGATGGGGCACTGGTTCCCGTTCGACCTCACGGTGCATCTGCGGCTCTCCCCGGGCGCGCTCCGGCGGCGCACGGCGGAGGCGGAGCGCTGGACGCTTCCGGCCTTCGAGAGGTACGAGGCCGAGGTCGCCCCGGCCGAGGCCGCCGACGTGGTGGTACGGACCGACGATCCGCGGCACCCGGCGTGGGGCGGCTTCGGCCGGGGCGGCGGCGACTGA
- a CDS encoding carbohydrate kinase family protein, giving the protein MSGSPVNGGALLVIGDVVTDVVARHRTPLAHGTDTVAEIRTLPGGAGANAACWAVRAGCADVRLLARVGADAHDWHEERLRRAGVRTHLVRDEKEPTGTVICLVDAAAERTLLTDSGATLRLTPADWSPALLEGVGRLHLSGYLFFAATTRELASAAMESARERGIPVSVDPASAGFIEELGVPRFLAAVAGAETLLPNADEARLLTGRTDPEDAAAELSRRVPLAVVTLGGAGALVAEAGAVTARLPPVPAEAVDSTGAGDAFTGTFLASRLRGSTPARAAAAGCRAGAHAVTIPGGRPRTP; this is encoded by the coding sequence GTGAGCGGCAGTCCGGTGAACGGCGGGGCGCTGCTGGTGATCGGGGACGTGGTCACGGATGTGGTGGCCCGGCACCGTACGCCGCTCGCCCACGGCACCGACACGGTGGCCGAGATCCGTACGCTGCCCGGCGGCGCCGGGGCCAACGCCGCCTGCTGGGCGGTGCGCGCCGGATGCGCCGACGTACGGCTGCTGGCCCGGGTGGGCGCGGACGCCCACGACTGGCACGAGGAGCGGCTGCGGCGGGCGGGGGTACGCACACATCTCGTGCGCGACGAGAAGGAGCCGACCGGAACGGTGATCTGCCTGGTCGACGCCGCCGCGGAACGTACCCTGCTCACCGACAGCGGCGCGACGCTGCGGCTGACGCCCGCGGACTGGTCGCCGGCCCTGCTGGAGGGGGTCGGCCGGCTGCACCTCTCCGGCTATCTCTTCTTCGCCGCGACCACCAGGGAACTGGCCTCGGCCGCGATGGAATCGGCGCGGGAGCGAGGGATTCCGGTGAGCGTGGATCCCGCTTCGGCCGGATTCATCGAGGAGTTGGGCGTGCCTCGCTTCCTGGCGGCCGTCGCGGGCGCGGAAACGCTTCTCCCCAATGCGGACGAGGCACGGCTCCTCACCGGCCGGACCGACCCCGAGGACGCAGCCGCCGAACTGAGCCGACGGGTACCGCTCGCGGTGGTGACCCTCGGCGGCGCCGGCGCGCTGGTGGCCGAGGCGGGCGCGGTCACGGCACGGCTGCCCCCGGTCCCGGCCGAGGCGGTGGACTCGACCGGCGCGGGGGACGCCTTCACCGGCACCTTTCTCGCCTCCCGGCTCAGGGGCTCCACGCCCGCGCGCGCCGCGGCGGCGGGGTGCCGGGCGGGCGCCCACGCGGTGACGATCCCGGGCGGACGGCCGCGGACGCCGTGA
- a CDS encoding pseudouridine-5'-phosphate glycosidase, producing MPDTSHRAASRLSPEVREAFATGRPVVALESTIIAHGLPRPRNLAVAEELESLVREGGAVPATVAVLDGRPQVGLVKDQLERIAEDDSVRKLGHRDLAPALAAGASGATTVSATAFLAARAGIRVFATGGLGGVHRGWTKTQDESADLRLLATARITVVCAGVKSILDVPATLQRLETLGVTVLGYGTDRFPGFYLASSGEPVDWTVRTPEEVVAVMDARDGLGGPESAIIVANPVPESEQLDPALHDRVLAEALGACRERGIGGQAVTPFLLEELARRTGGASLEANLAAVRGNVRLAARIAVARAAAVR from the coding sequence ATGCCAGACACATCGCACCGCGCCGCGTCGCGGTTGTCACCCGAGGTACGTGAGGCGTTCGCCACGGGCCGTCCCGTGGTCGCCCTGGAGTCGACGATCATCGCGCACGGACTGCCGCGCCCGCGCAATCTGGCGGTCGCGGAGGAGCTGGAGTCGCTCGTTCGGGAGGGTGGCGCCGTGCCCGCGACGGTGGCCGTACTGGACGGCCGGCCCCAGGTGGGGCTGGTCAAGGACCAGTTGGAGCGGATCGCGGAGGACGACTCCGTGCGCAAGCTGGGCCACCGGGATCTGGCTCCCGCGCTCGCGGCGGGCGCCAGTGGGGCGACGACCGTCTCCGCCACGGCGTTTCTGGCCGCGCGCGCCGGGATCCGGGTCTTCGCGACGGGCGGGCTCGGCGGGGTGCACCGCGGCTGGACCAAGACCCAGGACGAGTCGGCGGACCTGCGGCTGCTGGCGACGGCCCGGATCACGGTCGTCTGCGCGGGCGTCAAGTCGATCCTCGACGTACCGGCCACGCTCCAGCGGCTGGAGACCCTGGGCGTGACGGTCCTGGGGTACGGGACGGATCGTTTCCCCGGCTTCTACCTCGCCTCCTCCGGCGAGCCCGTCGACTGGACGGTCCGTACCCCCGAGGAGGTCGTCGCGGTGATGGACGCGCGGGACGGGCTCGGCGGCCCGGAGTCGGCGATCATCGTCGCCAACCCCGTACCCGAGTCGGAGCAGCTGGATCCGGCGCTGCACGACCGGGTCCTCGCCGAGGCGCTCGGCGCCTGCCGGGAGCGGGGCATCGGCGGGCAGGCCGTCACCCCGTTCCTGCTGGAGGAGTTGGCGCGGCGCACCGGTGGCGCGTCGCTGGAGGCCAATCTCGCGGCGGTGCGCGGCAATGTACGGCTCGCGGCACGGATCGCCGTGGCCCGCGCCGCGGCGGTCCGGTGA